From Draconibacterium halophilum, one genomic window encodes:
- a CDS encoding TolC family protein yields the protein MIRLTKFSLVFLLFLTGSVYGQDELLTIQQAVEHAIGNNTELNQMRARLVQKENEWRTNTGISAPEISYFKEGISDDPTAPFAEKRVAITQEVDFPLTSVYRVKALKQEVEAQQNVIVAKEKEISSQVKSKYIEVVYALYLQRSRENQLNLAQDLYNAVYTKYETGLGNGIDLVNAEIQLDEARNDLDQSEWILHQARYGLFNVIGLPIEEQKYSIAFADTLFATDIDISQIQALAVQEEQPAYRASMNMLNASDFFLKEAKSNILPDIRFSLYKQDYGTGYDFNGFEIGLSIPIWYPFDQKGKIQMATARKEELLWSQKEIQLTMKKEIEYAWHNYSVSRSIVNRYHDSMKERSSRLQSMSLRAYQLGEIDLLELLNAQQIYLKSEQRYLTALRDYYMQLAALEQYLDKELIY from the coding sequence ATGATAAGACTAACAAAATTCAGTTTAGTTTTCCTGTTATTTCTGACTGGCAGCGTTTACGGGCAAGATGAATTGTTAACCATTCAGCAGGCTGTAGAACATGCTATTGGCAATAACACTGAGCTAAATCAGATGCGGGCGCGTTTAGTTCAGAAAGAAAACGAGTGGAGAACCAACACCGGAATTTCAGCTCCCGAAATCAGCTATTTTAAAGAAGGTATTAGCGATGATCCAACAGCACCGTTTGCCGAAAAACGTGTGGCCATTACGCAGGAAGTAGACTTCCCTTTAACATCGGTTTATCGCGTAAAAGCGTTGAAGCAGGAAGTTGAAGCGCAACAAAATGTTATTGTTGCTAAAGAAAAGGAGATCAGCTCGCAGGTTAAAAGTAAATACATTGAAGTAGTTTATGCGCTTTATCTGCAACGTTCGCGCGAGAACCAGTTAAATCTTGCACAAGATCTGTACAACGCAGTTTATACTAAGTATGAAACGGGCTTGGGAAACGGCATCGATTTGGTGAATGCCGAAATTCAGCTCGATGAAGCCCGTAATGATCTCGATCAGAGTGAGTGGATTTTACACCAGGCACGATACGGCCTTTTTAACGTGATTGGCCTACCCATTGAAGAGCAAAAGTACAGTATTGCATTTGCCGACACCTTGTTTGCTACCGACATCGATATTTCGCAGATTCAGGCGCTGGCCGTTCAGGAAGAACAGCCGGCTTACCGGGCATCGATGAATATGCTCAATGCTTCCGACTTTTTTTTGAAAGAAGCCAAAAGCAATATCCTCCCCGATATTCGATTTAGTTTATATAAACAAGATTATGGAACCGGCTACGATTTTAATGGATTTGAAATTGGGCTGAGTATTCCGATTTGGTATCCCTTCGATCAGAAAGGAAAAATACAAATGGCCACTGCCCGAAAAGAAGAGCTGCTTTGGAGCCAAAAGGAAATTCAGTTAACTATGAAAAAAGAAATTGAATATGCCTGGCACAATTATTCGGTGAGCCGGTCGATCGTTAACCGCTATCACGATTCGATGAAAGAACGTTCATCGAGACTACAGAGCATGTCCTTAAGAGCCTACCAACTCGGAGAAATTGACCTCCTTGAACTTTTAAATGCGCAACAAATCTATCTAAAAAGCGAGCAGCGTTATTTAACTGCTCTACGCGATTATTATATGCAACTGGCTGCATTAGAGCAGTATCTTGATAAGGAATTAATTTATTAG
- a CDS encoding efflux RND transporter periplasmic adaptor subunit, with protein MKKILSLHCIPLRMTVSYDFENGGGDILEVKPPKYCHLHPSSVVACHSEHSEESESNIVDTTVELQHLKNMKTKFIHLGIVFILFSFTACNTGNETKEETTVVQADVPPSLKDDTEKTLLIKLTDKERDELAIKTEAIKSEFVDHQILAPGVVFPSPGHSSIISTPINGQVTAIKVYEGDWVNKGQELFRIQSLQYGNLISEYLQAYAQESFQKSRLARLEQLVEERISSTSELEQATAEYKRASASLKSAYAKLRAVGVPDLEIEQFSDLGNFEPTLKIVAPINGVIEKNFVELGQSVNALENLSRVLDTRQVLIRGYVSPGDAVLVKSGNSVDISKREQEDVAIKGEITSVNPGLDENSRSVVVNIIIPSENGWPKPGENLRLAITSESQKETVAIKLEALTYDGDQAIVFVKKDANIFERRAIEIDQIKGDFVFVTSGLAAGEEVAVTKVFSLKALSRFDIISEE; from the coding sequence ATGAAAAAGATTCTTTCGCTTCATTGCATTCCGCTCAGAATGACGGTGAGTTATGATTTTGAAAATGGAGGTGGCGATATTTTGGAGGTAAAGCCGCCAAAGTATTGCCACCTCCATCCATCCTCCGTAGTCGCCTGTCATTCCGAGCATAGCGAGGAATCTGAATCAAATATAGTGGACACTACTGTAGAATTACAACATTTAAAAAATATGAAGACCAAATTTATTCACCTCGGAATTGTATTTATCCTTTTCTCGTTTACAGCCTGTAATACTGGTAATGAAACGAAAGAAGAAACAACAGTGGTTCAGGCCGATGTTCCTCCATCGTTAAAAGACGACACTGAAAAAACGCTTTTGATTAAGCTGACGGATAAAGAGCGCGATGAACTCGCGATAAAAACAGAAGCTATAAAAAGCGAATTTGTCGATCATCAGATTTTGGCACCGGGCGTAGTTTTTCCGTCGCCCGGACATTCCAGTATTATCAGTACGCCAATTAACGGACAGGTAACGGCCATTAAAGTTTACGAAGGCGACTGGGTGAATAAAGGACAGGAGTTGTTTCGTATTCAAAGTCTGCAATATGGGAACCTGATTTCGGAATACCTACAGGCTTACGCACAGGAGTCTTTTCAGAAAAGCCGTCTGGCTCGTTTAGAGCAACTTGTTGAGGAGCGGATTAGTTCTACCAGTGAATTGGAGCAGGCAACAGCAGAGTATAAACGTGCTTCGGCATCGTTAAAATCAGCTTATGCCAAGCTACGCGCAGTTGGTGTTCCTGATTTAGAAATTGAACAATTTTCAGACTTAGGGAATTTTGAACCAACATTAAAAATTGTTGCACCAATAAACGGAGTTATTGAGAAGAATTTTGTGGAGCTGGGGCAATCTGTTAATGCGCTAGAAAACCTTTCGAGAGTGCTCGATACCCGACAGGTTCTGATACGCGGTTATGTTTCGCCGGGCGATGCAGTGTTGGTAAAATCTGGCAATAGCGTCGATATTTCAAAACGAGAACAGGAAGATGTGGCCATAAAAGGCGAAATTACTTCAGTTAATCCCGGGCTGGATGAAAACAGCCGCTCAGTGGTGGTAAATATTATTATCCCTTCGGAAAACGGCTGGCCAAAACCGGGCGAAAATTTGCGACTTGCTATTACTTCTGAATCGCAAAAAGAAACGGTGGCCATAAAGTTGGAGGCACTTACTTATGATGGAGATCAGGCCATTGTTTTTGTGAAAAAAGATGCTAATATCTTTGAACGCCGTGCTATTGAAATTGATCAAATAAAAGGCGACTTTGTTTTTGTGACCTCAGGACTTGCCGCCGGTGAGGAAGTTGCCGTTACAAAAGTTTTTAGCCTAAAAGCGCTGTCTCGTTTCGATATTATTTCTGAAGAATAA
- a CDS encoding DUF4405 domain-containing protein codes for MKTKFSWRAFISFGLTWAILVILVSGVILYVAPPGRYAHWVNWELAGLSKEGWQAIHTLFSLAFIVLSIFHLFSVNWKSFVSYLKSKTTRGYNKKKELILSIVVVLVFFFGTVFSIPPFQSVMDLSESATNSWEKTEERAPVPHAELLTLTELAHQLDMESVDEVTRKLDSHKIAYNDIHTQSLQQIAVANNSTPLEIYEIIVKKPANEGHGMGVGRKTIEDFSKELNKSTDELMQILEKNSIDAKPTETLRTIGENNNLPPRDVYKILSE; via the coding sequence ATGAAAACAAAGTTTAGCTGGCGGGCCTTTATAAGTTTTGGATTAACCTGGGCAATTTTAGTAATTCTGGTTTCGGGTGTAATTTTGTACGTGGCTCCTCCGGGACGCTATGCTCACTGGGTAAACTGGGAGTTGGCAGGTTTATCAAAAGAAGGCTGGCAGGCCATTCATACTCTGTTTTCGCTGGCGTTTATTGTACTCTCCATATTTCACCTGTTTTCGGTGAACTGGAAATCTTTTGTGTCCTATCTTAAATCAAAAACCACAAGAGGATATAATAAGAAGAAAGAACTCATTTTATCAATTGTAGTGGTGCTGGTATTCTTTTTCGGCACTGTTTTTTCCATTCCGCCTTTTCAATCGGTGATGGATTTAAGCGAAAGTGCCACCAACTCGTGGGAGAAAACCGAAGAGCGGGCGCCCGTTCCTCATGCCGAGTTATTAACGCTAACCGAACTGGCTCACCAGTTGGATATGGAGTCGGTTGACGAAGTAACCCGAAAACTCGACAGTCATAAAATCGCTTACAACGATATTCATACCCAAAGTTTGCAGCAAATAGCCGTAGCAAATAATTCTACGCCACTGGAGATTTATGAGATCATTGTTAAGAAACCGGCAAATGAAGGCCACGGAATGGGCGTAGGACGAAAAACCATTGAAGATTTCTCCAAGGAACTAAATAAAAGTACCGATGAGTTGATGCAAATTCTGGAGAAGAACAGCATTGATGCGAAACCAACGGAAA